The window GGGTAGGCACTTTTGAGCAGGGGCTAGCTATTATGGATATTAAAACAGGTAAAGTTATCAAGCATTTTGTGGCAGGAAATGGCCCCAATGCACTTAAAAGTAACTTTATTGAAGGCCTTTTTAAAACCCATGACAACGCTATTTTGGTGGCTACCTCCAATGGCCTTTTTCGCTTCAATCCCAAAGAAGAAAACTTTAGCCCTTTGCCTTATGTGCAGGGGCATTTTATCGCTCTTATCGAAGACTCGGACGGCACTCTCTGGGCGGCTACAAGCCGCAATGGGCTATTTCATATAGACCTAAAAACCCACAAAACCGAGCATTATACCAATCAAGACACCGACCTTAGTAGCCTGAGTAGCAATTCGGTTAATGGAATGTTTGTCGATAGCCAACATACACTTTGGGTTACTACCGAAAATGGCCTCAATAAATTTGACCGTAAACTTCGTCATTTTACCCGATATAGTACCAAAAATGGTTTTCCTAGCAATGTTTTTTACAAAATATTGGAAGACAACAAACAAAATTTATGGATTAGCACATCCAAAGGCTTAGTAAGCTTGAATTTACAGTCGCACAAGATTTTTACTTTTACCAAGGCTAACGGTATTTTGAGCGACCAATTTAATTATAATTCGGCTTACAAAGACCAAGAAGGACGCATGTATTTTGGTAGTGTAAAAGGACTCATTAGCTTTATGCCCGATACTTTTACCCAAAATACGACTGCACCAGCTATTTATCTAACTGGATTTCAGGTAGATAATAAGGAGTTACCTATTCAGCAAGAAGATTCGCCTCTCGAAAAAACCATTACTTTTACCAAGGAAATTACCCTTGCCTATAACCAATCTACCTTTAGTATCGACTTTGCGGCCTTGGGCTATACCGCTCCCGAAATGACCGAGTATATGTATATTTTGGAAGGACTCGATAAACAGTGGACATACCTCAAAACCAACCGAAAGGTATATTTTACCAAACTTTCGGCAGGGCATTATACCTTCAAAGTACGAGCATCGAATAGTAGTGGCTTGTGGAGTCATCAAATGGCAGTACTTACTATTGAAATACAACCTCCATTTTGGGCAAGTATTCCTGCGTATATTTTGTATAGTATTGTAGCCATTGTGCTTTTGATACTGTCTGTCCGTCAATACCATAACAAAATTGCTCAGGATAATCAGCGGAAAATAGCCTTGTTGGAAGTGGAGAAGGAAAAGGAAATTTATCAGGCCAAAATGGAGTTTTTTACCCATGTAACACACGAAATCAGAACTCCCCTGACTTTAATTAAAGCTCCATTAGAAGATTTGCTCAAAAAAGTACAAGAAAATTCGGGTATCAAGGCCAATCTATTAACAATGGAAAGAAATACCAATCGCTTATTGGATCTTACTAATCAGTTATTAGATTTTCGTAAAACCGAGGCTAAAGGCTTTAGCCTCAGTTTGGTTAAAGTAAATATTTCCCAATTTTTGCAAGACCGTTTCGACGAATTTTATCCTATGGCGGCTTTCAAGCAAATGCAGTTTGAAATAGAACTTCCAGCGGCTGTTCAATGGGCTTTTGTTGATAAAGAAGCTTTTTACAAAATTATCACTAATCTATTAGACAACGCTATTAAATATGCCGAAAGCAAGGCAATTGTTCGCCTAAAAAGTAGCGATGAATCGCCAGAACACTTTGTTATTGAAGTACTTAGTAATGGCAATTTGATACCAAAAGACTTTAGGCAGCGTATTTTTGAACCTTTTTTCAGAATGCACCATGTCAGCAACGAACAAGGAACAGGCATTGGCCTTTCGCTGGCACGTTCACTTGCCGAGCTACACGGAGGTACATTGCAGGTAGGTATTCAGCAAAACATGAATGTATTTTGGGTTTCGTTGCCAATACACCATGCCAACGAGTTGGGAATAGAGAAAGAAAAACACCATAGCTCAGGTACAAAAGCTCATACAAGTGAGCCTATCGACGAACGTTCTACCATATTGGTAGTGGAAGATAACCACGAAATAGCCCATTTTATTACCGAAAAATTACAGGCAGAATACCATATTGTTCAAGCCAATAATGGTAAAAAAGCCTTGGAAGTTTTACAAAATCAAAGTGTTCACCTTATTTTGAGTGATGTGATGATGCCTATTATGGATGGTTTTGAGTTTTGTAAAATCGTAAAAAGCAACCTCAACTACTCGCATATTCCGCTGATATTGCTAACAGCCAAAAATACCCTTCAATCTAAAATCGTGGGTTTAGAGCTAGGGGCCGATGCCTATATCGAAAAACCTTTTTCGCTCGACCACCTACTTACACAAATAGCTAATTTATTGATTAACAGAGATAAAATTAAAAACTACTTTGCTAATTCGCCCTTGGTGCATATCAAAAGTATGGCTTATAACAAATCGGATGAGCTGTTTTTAGAAAAAATCAATGAGGCTATTTTTCAGAATATCGACAATCCACTATTGGATGTCGACCTTTTGGCAGATATGATGAATATGAGTAGACCAACCCTCTACCGCAAGGTAAAGGCCATTGCCAATCTGTCACCCAACGAACTCATTGTAATTACCCGACTCAAAAAGGCTGCCGAACTATTGGTTCAGAGTGATTTTAAAATCCAAAAAATTGCATCAATGACAGGCTTTAGTTCGCAAGCTCAGTTTGGCCGCTGCTTTCTCAAACAATTTGGGATGCGACCTTCAGAATTTGCCAAGTCAAAGCAGAATAATGCACCCTTATAAGTGATGTGTTTTAAGCAAAAAATCCTCTTAATCGGCGAATAAGTTTGTCAATTAAGAGGAAAATATTAACACCAAACCACTAAAATAAGAATGTATACTTACTTACAACAATCAACTGGTATTCAATGTTTTAATAATCCCACAAATAATTAAGAAATTTCAGATGTCGGATAAAACACCACAAACAGTTTTTGTACAGCCACCAATACCCCATTTTTCTATACGTGCTTTACACTAAGCATTTTTCGTACCCTACTCAACGATTCGGGCGTAATACCCAAATAAGAAGCAATCATGGTTTGAGGCACTCGCATGATTAGATTGGGGTATAATTTCATAAAATCCAGATAACGTGTTTCGGCAGTAGCACTCAGCAATAAATTGATGCGTTTTTGCATAAACCGAATAGAATTATGCAAAATAAGAGTTTGGAATGCACTAAAATTAGGAATAATCCTATCTGCTTTTTCGTAAAAAGATTTCCTAATATGAATAGCGTTGGTATCTTCTATGGCCTCGATATAAAAAAGAGATGGTTCTCCAAAAAAGAAACAATTTTTATCATTAACCCACCAGTTTTCGGGTGTAAACTGAATTACATGTTCCTTGCCAAAAGTATCTATCGTATAAGCTTTCAACAGCCCATCCAATACATAATAAGTACTATTATCGACAGTCCCCTGCTCTAACAATACTGTTCCTTTTTTAATCTGTTTTACAGTAATTTCGGTACAAACCTGTTCAAATTGTTCGTCAGTTACCTCAATATGTTTTTTTAGAGCTTCCTTAAATCGTTCTTTCATGGTTTAGTCGAATGTTTTATTTAGTCAAAAATAAAGAAATTCTCTTAAATCATATATATTCTATCGTTGATATAAAGTAATAGCCTACAAAACCAATTGTTGAAAAAGCCTAAAATACAGCAAAGGTTTGGTGAGTTCTTGATGATATGTTACTTTTGATAATATTTAATTATCGGAAGTAATATGGATAAGCAACATATTGTCCCTTTTTCTGCCAACCAGCTATCGACAGAACACGCTTTAATCGAAAAAGCAAAAACGTATGGCCAAAAAGGGATTGAGGGTGCTATTAATACACAACGAGCCTACCAACACGATATTCAACATTATGAAGCTTGGTGTACAAGCCATCAGGTATTGGCTTTGCCTGCTACTGTAAGTACGCTTATTTTATACGTAACGCACTTGGCCGATACTTATAAATGGGCTACCATTAATCGAAAAATTGCGGTTTTACGAAAATACCACACTTTGGCTGGCCATGACTTGCCTTCGCAAGACAGTTATTTTAAGGCTGTCATAGAAGGCATTAAGCGAAGTATTGGGGTGCGGCAAAAACAGGCTTCGGCTTTTAAAATGCAAGTTTTCAAAAATACCATAAAAGATATAGATACAAGCCATTATCGAGGGCTACGCAATAAGGCTTTGTTATTATTGGGTTTTGCGGGGGCTTTTCGGCGGTCGGAATTGGCTCTGCTTTCGGTCAAAGATTTGCACTTTAATGATGCGGGTATTATTATAAATATTGCTTTTTCCAAAACCAACCAATATAACGAAGCTGAAGAAAAAGCTATTTTTTATAGCCCCGATTTTAGCCTATGTCCTGTACGAACACTCCAAAAATGGATAAGTACAGCACAATTACTTCATGAAGATGCTGTTTTTACAAGAATCCGAAAAAATCAGCAGCTAACGACAAACCGCTTGACAGACAAATCGGTTAATGATATTTTTCAACAATATTTTGGTAAAGAATATTCTGCCCATTCGTTAAGAGCCTCATTTATTACCATTGCCAAAATCAACGGTGCTGATGATGCCGAGATTATGCGACAAACCAAACATAAAACATCATTGATGATTCAGCGATATACACGCATCGACGATATTACGATACACAATGCCGCTTTGAAGCTGGGTTTATAATCATCAAAAAGCCAGCAAGCAGTTGTGACGTGCTGGCTGGCTTATAGAATATTAGAGAAGGAACAAAAAATTATTTCCAACCACCACCCAATGAGCGATAT is drawn from Flectobacillus major DSM 103 and contains these coding sequences:
- a CDS encoding tyrosine-type recombinase/integrase, with protein sequence MDKQHIVPFSANQLSTEHALIEKAKTYGQKGIEGAINTQRAYQHDIQHYEAWCTSHQVLALPATVSTLILYVTHLADTYKWATINRKIAVLRKYHTLAGHDLPSQDSYFKAVIEGIKRSIGVRQKQASAFKMQVFKNTIKDIDTSHYRGLRNKALLLLGFAGAFRRSELALLSVKDLHFNDAGIIINIAFSKTNQYNEAEEKAIFYSPDFSLCPVRTLQKWISTAQLLHEDAVFTRIRKNQQLTTNRLTDKSVNDIFQQYFGKEYSAHSLRASFITIAKINGADDAEIMRQTKHKTSLMIQRYTRIDDITIHNAALKLGL
- a CDS encoding Crp/Fnr family transcriptional regulator, whose protein sequence is MKERFKEALKKHIEVTDEQFEQVCTEITVKQIKKGTVLLEQGTVDNSTYYVLDGLLKAYTIDTFGKEHVIQFTPENWWVNDKNCFFFGEPSLFYIEAIEDTNAIHIRKSFYEKADRIIPNFSAFQTLILHNSIRFMQKRINLLLSATAETRYLDFMKLYPNLIMRVPQTMIASYLGITPESLSRVRKMLSVKHV
- a CDS encoding hybrid sensor histidine kinase/response regulator, which produces MKPLFLILLLIGCCPSLWGQSYSFRHYQVEDNLSYNSVTCSLQDKNGFLWFGTKDGLNRFDGYTFKVFRKTEDTANCLGNNTIFSLSQGLDNTIWVGTQQGLYQYNILTERFSLVNGTKNNFIRTIVPDTQGNIWFVKDYSLACYNQKNRKMLVLPKAPEDIHATSVVINNHTVWLSTTDGFLWEYNTLSNLYQKHDIFKNSQPAISHWIDKIFDTGQNALLVGTSSQGVKLFNTTTKTYQDILTLNQHKTALYVRDFMHRSGDEYWIATESGVYIYYLQSKRYIQLTHEYNNPYALSDNAVYSLCKDREGGIWIGTYFGGINYLPTQHTTFDKYFNQGTQNSITGNAVREICQDHFGNLWIGTEDNGLNKLHLQTKKLTHFKPDGSGHGISHSNIHGLLVVGDQLWVGTFEQGLAIMDIKTGKVIKHFVAGNGPNALKSNFIEGLFKTHDNAILVATSNGLFRFNPKEENFSPLPYVQGHFIALIEDSDGTLWAATSRNGLFHIDLKTHKTEHYTNQDTDLSSLSSNSVNGMFVDSQHTLWVTTENGLNKFDRKLRHFTRYSTKNGFPSNVFYKILEDNKQNLWISTSKGLVSLNLQSHKIFTFTKANGILSDQFNYNSAYKDQEGRMYFGSVKGLISFMPDTFTQNTTAPAIYLTGFQVDNKELPIQQEDSPLEKTITFTKEITLAYNQSTFSIDFAALGYTAPEMTEYMYILEGLDKQWTYLKTNRKVYFTKLSAGHYTFKVRASNSSGLWSHQMAVLTIEIQPPFWASIPAYILYSIVAIVLLILSVRQYHNKIAQDNQRKIALLEVEKEKEIYQAKMEFFTHVTHEIRTPLTLIKAPLEDLLKKVQENSGIKANLLTMERNTNRLLDLTNQLLDFRKTEAKGFSLSLVKVNISQFLQDRFDEFYPMAAFKQMQFEIELPAAVQWAFVDKEAFYKIITNLLDNAIKYAESKAIVRLKSSDESPEHFVIEVLSNGNLIPKDFRQRIFEPFFRMHHVSNEQGTGIGLSLARSLAELHGGTLQVGIQQNMNVFWVSLPIHHANELGIEKEKHHSSGTKAHTSEPIDERSTILVVEDNHEIAHFITEKLQAEYHIVQANNGKKALEVLQNQSVHLILSDVMMPIMDGFEFCKIVKSNLNYSHIPLILLTAKNTLQSKIVGLELGADAYIEKPFSLDHLLTQIANLLINRDKIKNYFANSPLVHIKSMAYNKSDELFLEKINEAIFQNIDNPLLDVDLLADMMNMSRPTLYRKVKAIANLSPNELIVITRLKKAAELLVQSDFKIQKIASMTGFSSQAQFGRCFLKQFGMRPSEFAKSKQNNAPL